Within the Thermosynechococcaceae cyanobacterium Okahandja genome, the region CTAACCGTTGAAGCGGTTGCCGACCATCGGCCAACAGTGGATCCACAGGTGCAACAAAGTATTCTGGCCGTCGAAAAATATCGCAAGACCCAACTTGCGGAAACCAAACTCCAGTCGGGGGATACGGTCGGTGCCGCCACCTTCTTGCAAAGTGCCGCTAAAACTGCCCTGCAAATGGGGGATGCCGAAGCTGCCAAAGTGCTTGAGGAATCCGCTACTGAATTGCAGCAGCAATCTGCCCTCAGCGAAGCTGCCCGCAAGCGCACCCGCATTGCCTCGAAGACGGTCTTGAGCAACTCGCCCCCCTCAGCGTAGCCAAACGGGATCACCGTTACGGCAGCCCAAATGGTGTTGGGCGCTGCCACCTGTCACAGCCACTTCAATAAAGCCGTGACTGCCCACAAGGGCAATACAGGTCCCCAGAGGGCGATCGCCATAGGTTTTTGCGACACTCAGCCGTTGGTCAGCAATCTCGACAATGCCTTGACGACCCTCGATCAAGGCGGCAGGTAGCGTGGTGATGACGTTCCCAAAATGATCAATGGCCTGTACCCAGCCCTGCACCCCCTCTAACGTCATCAGGTAGTCAAGCTGCGGCAGACGGACAAGGCGGCTGGGATCAAGGGCAGAACCGAGGGTTGCCAAGGGAACACCAGCGGCCAAGTGCGCCGCCACGGGGGCAAAAATATCACGGCCATGGAACGTGGCACTGGGGGGTTGACGCCAGAATTGGGGACGGTTTAGCTCGACTACCGCTTCAACGGGGTAGTGTTGGAGCACATGGCTAAATACGCCATTATCCGGTCCGACACAGTACCCCTGCACCAGTTTGAGGGCGATCGCCCGCCGGGACGTGCCCACCCCCGGATCAACCACCACCAAATGCACCGTTTGGGGTGGAAAATAGGGCAGCGCCTGCATCAGTTGAAAACTAGCGGTGCGACAGTCCTGGGGCGGCACCTGATGACTCAGATCCACGAATTGCACCTGAGGATTGAGG harbors:
- a CDS encoding SAM-dependent chlorinase/fluorinase translates to MSLPLVTLLTDFGHSDVYVGVMKGVMLTLNPQVQFVDLSHQVPPQDCRTASFQLMQALPYFPPQTVHLVVVDPGVGTSRRAIALKLVQGYCVGPDNGVFSHVLQHYPVEAVVELNRPQFWRQPPSATFHGRDIFAPVAAHLAAGVPLATLGSALDPSRLVRLPQLDYLMTLEGVQGWVQAIDHFGNVITTLPAALIEGRQGIVEIADQRLSVAKTYGDRPLGTCIALVGSHGFIEVAVTGGSAQHHLGCRNGDPVWLR